The Calderihabitans maritimus genome has a window encoding:
- a CDS encoding Mu transposase domain-containing protein, which produces MENKVGYTRRNWLVPYPQVSSFEQLTQELYKRALEDLNRAHYAKGVTIAELWEEDKKALLPLPRVPFEPVEIKTARVGKYGKVTIQGEVYEVPSARVGEIVLLKLWWDRVEILDRNQQCLGTFPRQYTMKAKPIDWKGYFGIFVKKPRGARHATMYRFLPEPVRNYLEEGSSSLYRERLKFIHALLEEEFSMDLIAMALEKARRHQSVNSALIRHLLYQISNSNKPLEELNETYTPDSVRQYNPRINVYYLLVPRAGREGGEITWPERL; this is translated from the coding sequence GTAACTGGCTGGTACCCTACCCGCAGGTATCGAGCTTTGAACAACTGACCCAGGAACTTTACAAAAGGGCCCTGGAGGACTTAAACCGCGCCCATTATGCCAAAGGAGTCACCATAGCGGAGCTTTGGGAGGAAGACAAAAAGGCGCTTTTGCCCCTGCCCAGAGTCCCCTTTGAACCGGTGGAAATAAAAACCGCCCGGGTAGGCAAATACGGCAAGGTCACCATCCAGGGCGAAGTATACGAAGTTCCCAGTGCCCGGGTTGGAGAAATAGTCCTGTTAAAGCTATGGTGGGATCGGGTAGAGATCCTTGACCGAAACCAGCAGTGCCTGGGTACCTTCCCCCGCCAGTATACCATGAAAGCTAAGCCAATTGACTGGAAGGGATACTTCGGCATCTTCGTCAAAAAGCCCAGGGGAGCAAGGCATGCCACTATGTATCGTTTTCTTCCCGAACCGGTACGTAACTATCTGGAAGAAGGAAGTTCCTCACTGTACCGGGAAAGACTAAAGTTCATCCATGCCCTGTTAGAAGAAGAATTCTCCATGGACCTAATTGCTATGGCCCTTGAGAAAGCCCGAAGGCATCAGTCGGTAAATTCAGCCTTAATCCGGCATTTGCTGTACCAGATTTCCAACTCGAACAAGCCTCTTGAGGAATTAAATGAAACCTATACTCCGGACAGCGTGCGGCAATATAACCCACGGATCAATGTCTACTACCTGCTGGTACCCCGAGCAGGCAGGGAAGGGGGTGAAATCACATGGCCGGAGCGACTTTGA